From the Corvus cornix cornix isolate S_Up_H32 chromosome 1A, ASM73873v5, whole genome shotgun sequence genome, the window TGGTATGTAATCTGTTAATTCTTATTGCTTGTATAAACTTTTTGTGCATTTTACTAGTATTAGGTAAACaattaaaacatatattttacCCAAATAGCTGTATTATTACCTTCACAAGTATCTGCTCTTGTAGTGTTTATTTATACTCCTGTAAAACATTTCAGCAGCCACTAGAGGGTTACTGAGAGCTGCAGGTGTTCAGTCCCTCCTAGAATTGGACTTCATTAGAGGGATTCAAAACATTAAGTTTTAAAGGacaatttttttgcaatttaatAAGTAAACatgaaacattattttacaCCATAATACCCTTCATTAGAGACATTAAACATCAGTGACGTAAACATATTTTCTCCTTGGATGAAAAGGGGTAAATTTTCTCTAGGTGTGCcttagaaaacagcatttttattttttcccactgcaaAACTGCAGATACTCTGAAAAGGGGTGCAAGACATCATCAATCATTAAGTGAACCTAGAAAAATGCTTCGTTTTTAACAGAtggataataaaataattttcctacAATCCCAGCAAACATCTGAAAGGCTCAGCTAAAAAAAGCTTACTAACAGCACTTCTTGACTGGGTAACACATGTACCAGCATTTTAACACTAAAccctttgcatttatttaatataagAGCagtataaaacagaaaacaggtgTTATCACTGacaaacaatttttcttttaccatttaATTCtcctaattaaaataaaggaatagAACTAATACTCTCTTTCTAATGTTTACTGTTATTAAGGCAAGATCGAGGGGTTTTCTAAAATTCATAATGTTTTTATCTTACATATAAGAATCcttgaaaacaagaaatgttcCTTAGATTGTCAATGTATTCTATCACATCAAACATAGGAAGATTAAGCCTTCAAGagacaaaacagagaaagatcAGGCTGCATTACAATCTTTAAGTCTCTAGCTTAGCATccaagattaaaataaaactgttcttCTGTCTACACATATCAAAAACAGAAGGATCTGCAAGTGTACAGTGTATGTACAACTGAAGTTCTTGAAAGTGTGAAAAGAGCAAATAAGTAATAATAAAGGTAGTGCTTTTACTATATCAGCAATCAGCTAAATCAGATAAAAATCACTACAGATCAATTATGTTCATTCAGATACAAAACGTTCACAAAAAGAATGAGTAATTTTTTGTTATATTAATAATGGGCAGTGAATCACATTCAAGTACTGTACTTCATAACagactaaattaattttagataTTCCTTACACTTATTGAAACAATGAGTAGCATTCATAGCACATGATCATGTAgatattccttttcttttacagcaaCATGCCAAAAGCACTTGTAGCAGCAATATATCCATTATGAAAGCCAGCAAGGAAAACAGCTACAACTTTTTCCTATCCAGGAGCTATTCCTGCACCCACTGAAAGTAATagtaaaactttatttaaatagGAGTTGAATTAGATTATAGAAGCATTTTATCGTCAATGTATATTCTTTGACAATATCTGCTCTGAAATTTAATCCACCAAAGATCTTACACAAagttcagtgaaataaatgagaATGTATTGTGAATTTAGACTTGGCTTTAAAGCCTTTGACTCATATACTTTGTGGTTGCATAAATGTCCAGTTTTCTGGCAAACAAGAAGTCCTGAATCTTATTCCCTGCTGTAGCCTGCGATCAATCCTCACTTTCAAGAAGtagttaatttaaattttctaggaaaaattacaatttttcctAGACACCTACAAATGAACATGCCCATACATTCAAATCTGCAATGGGAATGAACATTATGGTTTTGACTCTTAACACAGAACTTCTGAGAGCTCTCCATATCACTTAAGAATGGATTTTccctctgaagaaaaaaatggggggtatttttcttctgagtaaAACACATCACCCATTGGTGGAAAAAAGGTACCGTTAGAAGTAGATGCTAACATTCGTATTTTCTCTAAAGCCAGAGATGCCACATACACAGGAAAGCACCATCACTTTTCTACCTTCATCTTTCTAGGAATCACACAACAGATGTGacaattttattacttttttcctgcctcctaAAGTACAGTCCACATTAACACAAAAAGCATTCCTAATGATGTTACGTTCTCTATCAAATAACATTAGCTTAACAATAGCCAGGTTAACATCATTCCCACACAGACAAAGTTCTTCCTCTAACATATTACCAGATGGAGCTATAAATTATAGACAGGGTGTGAAGCtaaacatttaaatacaaaaagcagCAAGTGTGCAAACACAAAGCATTAGAAATATGGACTGAAGAAATCAGTCTGTATTTGTAATATGGAAAATTCTAATATGGAaaagattatttcagaaatCAGAATTTACATGAGATAATGAAAGGATAGAgtagagaaaatgagaaaatggaaagcaaacaaTCAAAATGCCCTTATATTAGGCATTTTGATGAAAAAACGTAGTttagatggggttttttggacAGCTATCTGATGCAGAGATCCTACGTGGCATCTGTTATAAAGTAAATCTGATGGAAAACGTGTTTGCCTTGGAACTGAAATTGCTGCAACACTATTTCCAAAGTAAAAGTCTCTCCAATGCAAGTTCTGTATGCCACATCAGTGTGGGTaaattttttctatatttttaaattgaaattatgtTTATTCTAACACTACCTGTTCTTTCACCAGTTATACAAATAATGCAGAGAGACTGTGCTGACCATTacacagcagggagaaggagtAATGGAATCTACAGGATTAGCCCTGACCCCAGAAACGAGAGCTTTGAAGTTTACTGTGACATGCAAACACAAGGAGGCGGCTGGACAGTGTTGCAACGACGTCAGGATGGCAGCACTAACTTCAACAGAACCTGGAATGACTACAAACATGGCTTTGGAAACCTCAGCAGGGAGTTTTGGCTAGGCAATGACAAAATTCATCTCCTGACAAGGAGCCAGGAAATGCAACTGAGAATTGATCTTGAAGATTTCAATGGAATCAGAGAGTATGCAAAATATGACCACTTTTACGTGGCCAACGAGTACCTCAAGTACCGTCTAAGTGTCCACGGCTACAGCGGCACTGCAGGAGATGCCCTCCACTACAGCAGGCACTACAACCACGACCAAAAGTTCTTTACGACCCCAGACAAGGACAATGACAGGTATCCCTCGGGGAACTGTGGGGCGTACTACAGCTCTGGCTGGTGGTTTGATGCCTGCTTGTCAGCCAATCTCAATGGCAAGTACTACCACAAGAAATACAAAGGTGTTCGCAATGGCATTTTCTGGGGTACATGGCATGGTATTTCTGATGATATTCCCACTGGATATAGGCAACCCTTTAAATCAGTAAAGATCATGATCAGACCCAAAAGTTTTGTGCAGTAATTCTACACATTTGTCTTAACTAATTTGCGTTGGATTGCACTCAAAATCATACCTACTCAGTATTATACTCAGAAATCAAGTATTCAGTAATGTTTGGCAAAACATTGTTCTAGACAAAACAACATACTTCCACATAATTTTTTAGAGACCATTTGACCCATATAATGTATTAAAACCAGCATTAAAGTACACGAATAGTTATCACTAAGACTTAACACCAGTCAAGTCTCAGTTTCgttatgtaaatattttaaacattgctTTTGGTGCCTCTACTGACTGTGATATACCACATTTCATGATCTAAAACATTTATATGGTCTTCCACAAATTGTGTCTGAATGACTCCTACATTTTAACCTGGAAATAATTCAGAGGTGTAACTAATATAAATTTGTcaacacttcaaaaaaaaacaactagtCTCTCTAAAACAGCCTTTTTCTATCATCTATCCTTCACAACTTCCAAGTTATACCATAGCAATATCAATATAACTtaggaaaattaataaaaatcattctttttaaagaacTAGAAAACAGAGGGCCACATGGTTTGCCCAAAGACACCAAACAAGGCcttgaagaaaacagaaaatgaagatgattCCTcaaatttcttccctttatCAAAGATTTTTCAAACAAGTTGGTGGAAGAATTGAATAAAAGCAGAGGAACtaattataaaatcatagaatcatttagtttggaaaagacctttaagatcactgaGTACAAGTTTTAACACGGAACTGCCAAGTCCACACTAAGCCATGTCCTGAAGTGTCACATCTACACATGGAGAGAGCATGTAATGAACAACATTCTTGCTCTTTTTGGTTCCTCCATTCAAGCTCAAGGTCCTATTTGTCATTTGTAGGAGAAAGGAGCCATTATGTAGATTATTGCACATTTATAGAGGCAGGTAGACAGGTAGGAGGAAGACATCAATAAGAATCCATATTCTTTGCTTTAATGCCTCTAAATACATACAAAGAGTTTCCAGTGccattttgctttctcctgaaTCCTTTAGGTAAGTCAAATGTTACAAGATGCTCTTGTAGAGAGTCAAGCtctcatttaaatatttctcaatCTAGGTATCATTGGAccctaaaattaaaaaaaatattacaaatgtTTTGTGACATAAGAAAAGACTGTTCTCCCCATTTTTAGACTACATGTTTCGTAGtcacagaaacataaaaatctACTGTCaattcaaagcaaaagaagagaatatatgatgaaagatttttttctaaatataacaaataaaaaaaatctaattttcaaATAGTTCAGGAAGCTCAAATTAGAGATACTGTTATTAACTCTGACTTTGTAGATAGTGAGCACAAGTTTGACTGCAGATATCTATGCCATGTCTCTATAGACAGTGACCAACACTGAGTGGAGACACAATTTATCTTAGCAAGAGGCTATTCTACTGTCTTGCTTATACCAATCCTGAGATGCAGAAAAACTACACTAAGACTCTATTTCTTTATCAAGTAAAGTGTGGTCATTGCTGGCATAGCCTTTTTGATTAAAAGagacataaaaaaagaatataagTATACATCTGACCTAATACTTTATAAATATGATCTCTACTGGTTTTTTAAGATTATAAAAAACTATTAGAGTTATAAGTtatgcaaacaaaaaacactgGCAATTGCTAAATTGTAAAATactaatatatattttaaagaagtaaatACTTTGAAGGATAATTCAAGTGTAATTTGGTTTattatatttcaattttaaagaGCAATGAAAACTTTTAATTGCAAGATGTATCATCTTTCCTTGAGAGTATGTTTTGAAGCaatagaatatttattttgggaTAAAAAATAGTTgtctaaacaaaacaaaaaaagcaacttaTCAAGTATTGGTTAGAAGAGCAAATATCTAATTGCATATGATTATAATTAATCATTTTGCATGAAATGCACAATTTGCTCCTATTCATTATATGATAACTAGCTAAGTATGATTTACAGTATCTACAAGCTTCTacttgaaaatgtctttttactGCTAAGTTGTTAGAAAAGAAACCGTCCTCTTAAAATCTTGCTTAAAGGAAACTTGGTAAAACACAGGAATTTTAACAGAATAGGAAAATCACCTACAGAAGCTTTGTCTcatgtctttaaaaacagaaagtgaaaaaaaaaagaaaaaggaagtgtaATGCTGTTACAGAAATCTGATTATTACCTGTCTGGAACTGTTGTAGCTGAATCTCTGTCAATGTGTACTAGTTTTACAAAGTGTAACTTCATCTACTTGttgcaaacattatttttgttttttcttggtgtAATAAAATTATGTCACACTGTTAAAGCTGTACTACTGTAATAGATGTATATGAGGActataaaaaaattctcataaataattttattgaagCAGTAAGAAAACACCAATAACCAACACAGATGACTATGTGACATATGTATTGACAGTTCCTTAGAGATCTGTTTTGTGACCCTTTAATTGCCAGATAATACCAAGGGCTGAAATCTCAGACATTTTTTTGAAACTATTCatattttggaagagaaaaaagtaattgcCCAATCAAGAGTCTACACAACCTTTATCTTTAACATGAAAGAGGAGAAGCAAACTGATGTTTTGACCTTTCAGATGACATAGAAGAGTCATCAAAGCAAATGAATACAAATACCACCCCAAATTAAattatacaatttttttatacAGAGAAAAAGCCCTTGATTTCTGCCTAAGGCGTAATAATTCAAAACATGTCTTTCAATCTATGGAAAACATCTATGTAACACTAATTATCATATGAAAACACTTGTGGTTTTAATCTTGCTAATATTTAAATTGTGAATTTTAGTGGAAAAAATTACTAACAGTGGGTTTCCTAGCAAAATTCCTATGGCTTGTTTCCAAAATATAAAGACACAAGCCCATCTGTTCAATGTGATCAGCCAAGCAGACTGTCATGTCTTGGCTTTCTATGCATTgcttaaacaaaaccaaactaaaaccagaaaaaaaccccaaacaaaccagagaagaaaggaaaagaaggtttGAAAGCACTGgtgctttttccttccctttttaatGCAAATACCTGTTTCCTTAATGGTGTTTATTGGGAAAGACTGCAGTCAAACTTAAAGTGAGTTGAGAACAACAGGTAGCTTGATAAATTGGTGAGAAAACCCCTTACTTTTAcatgtttatttgaaaaataacttaaGATGGTTGCCAATCCCTACCCAGACCCCTGTTGACAAATtaaaccaaaatcaaacaaaagtGCCAAGTTTACTTAGCGTCTATGATTTACATGTCATGGAAAAACCAAAGCAGGAAGTATGCGACTTTGAAtttcatagagaaaaaaaaaaaaaaaaaaaaaaaaaaaaaaaaaaaaaaaagagagagagaaaataattaaataatggCCTACAAAGAAAGAAGATTTAAATACATTCAATATAGTTTtagattttttgtgtgtgtgtttgttttctttcaggaaagaaagagaaaatagtaCATATAGGCCTGAAGACATTGACataagttttaaagaaaaatggctAGGTCCTGCTAAATGCAAACATTCCACATACTAAATCGATCTCTTTCATTCACTGCTTTAATTAAACTTTTATGGAGCTATAGCTCTTCTGCCAGAAGTTAATTTGGCTGTCACCCTCAATGGtaaccagaaacagaaaacaatgttttaagATGGTATGTTAAATCTAACCCTCACACAAGTCATGAGAACATGGAAATTATGAaagcaatattattttttaagtccTCATTCATCAGTTTTTTCCGATCTCAGTAAAAGAGTAATccatttggaaaataataatgggaaaaataaccaaaattaACTGATTATGTTCATATAATCAAGATGAACTGTAAGTTTAATTAAGATTGCATTTCAGCGGGAATAATATGCCCTCATTTAAAATTACACAGTACAAAACAATAGTAGGCTTTACACACTTTTAAGCAATTACATGGAGTGAATAATTTTTATGGAGAAGCAGGATCCActttgagaaacagaaattctcATGCCTTTCTTCAGACAGAGTACAAAAGCCTCTCCGCTTCCCTCCAAAGTTTAACCTCCATATGCTAAATCGAAATACAAGGATTCTTTCTCATGCAGATCTCTAAGGCTCTGTTTATTCAGGAGTGTTTGGACCCAGGAGCTTTGAATACCAGGAATCCcctttttaacatttaaagtAACCTCGTGTGTAACAGATGATTCTCCACCTCTAACGTTTTTATTGAATGTAAGATTGGTTAACATTTCTCTGGCTTCCTCATCACATGGCTGGTAGACCCAATTTTAGTACAGATTTGCCTTGTctcaaatacatattttaggtgagaaaacaggaagaggGAGATAGCTTTGGAAAACAATACAGCAATATACTTGTCTTGTCAAGTCTCATGAGTTTCAGAAAGGGCTCAGAAAAGGCCAAAATGCAAGATGTTACAGTTAAAGGTTATTCCTTTCACTAGTCTCACAGCCTTAGAGAGCTCTAGCTCCTCTGTATGGTATGAAATCTGCACACTTGACTTTATAACAGCGCAGAAAAACAAGACATCATAAATACTTTCAAACAGCCTTTTCAGAATGAACAGAAATACCACCTGCTTTGTGATAGTTCAAACACACCCAACCACTTCCTGGCCTTGTTTCCTCACAATGTCACCTGCTAGTGGTAAAAAGAACCTCTCCATAGAACGAGCATGTTACACCAGCTCTGTTCCCATTCCTGCTGTTTGAAGGCACCTGTACATTTGCCCAACTCCTCTACAGCTTTTTTAAGAACAATCAACTTTCCTTTGGCAACAACCACTTGCTTTAACATTCACAATACAAACTATTTCCTACTTGCTGAAAGCTGGTGCAAAAAACCATACTCTAGCTTATGAACACATTTTCATTCCTAGCTGACTTTCCAAGTGACCACACTAACACAATcaaaaaagatttatttaattagCGGTCAGATTCCTGTGCGTGGAGGTGGAGACAGTATCTTAGCTGTCTGTGTCAACATATTTATATGCTTTTTTGTTGGGCCAGGAGCCTTTGAAGCTTGTAGTGTGGAGTGTGCCAGGATCAGCTTAAAACTGTTGTTCGCATTCAACATTCAAAGCTGTGTCAAGATTTTTATATCTTTGATAGAGGACACACATATTTGGTGAGTACTAAAACAAATTATGCACTGTTATAGTCACCATGCAAAAATACAGTGATGATCATACTTTGTAATAGCAGAAAGCACATTACAGTATGTGTATggagacagaaatgaaaatggtgattaaaaaaaaaaaaaaaatcctaatctACCAAGGAAGTTTTTCTAGGAAACTTTTCATTTaaggataaataaaaaaaattttaaaggaaagttgTTTAGAAACACCATGTAACCTAAGTTAGGAGAGAATTAAAAACCAGTTTGTTAGCAAAAGAAATTGGAAACAACTGTAATTTCTAGAATGGTGTTTAGATGTCATTACAACACTGAAGAACTATATGAAATATTGATTCCTAGTATTTATATTTGAAAGCTGTAGCCAACCTTTATGTgacttcctcttctttcctgcagcacagatgagaaaaaagagaaaaatgggaagtACCTTTCTCTCCTTAAACAACATTCAAACACTGAACATATACACTGTTCTATGACTTTAAAGCTCTTCCAGATAGCAGATAGACATGAATCAGGATCAGATAATCAGAAACAAATTTTGCTTGAGAAGTCTTTGTTGATTTTTGGTAAACATggagatttttctctgtgtttccaCTAGAATCAAGATTTTGGTTAGCATTTTTATTAGCAGTTCAACCACTTTTGGCAGCCAGGAGTATAAATTCACTAATCTCAGAAAGACTCTGAGTTTcaaaatagtaatgaaaaatattcatgaaaGGTTCTTTCTGCTTCCTGATGGCAATAGGACACCTGGACTTCAGTGATGAAGAATTGTGGCATGATAGTGACAATTTCCatcaaaaaaagcagcacaaatgaAAGATTTGGTGCTGGTATCACATAGGGGGCACTGACCATTTTACAGGATACAGAATGTAACAATTTGCAATAGACCAGTCAGGAAAGTCTTGCAAAGGAGTTTATTCTTTTGCAGGTTTAGATTTAGCAAATAAATGGATGATGTTTGTTAGCAGAAAGGGATTATTGTGGTACTTTCCAAACAAGGTATCCGCTCACTGGATCTGGTAAATAGTAAAGCACTTTTCATTCACAAGTACACTGCTCTGCAGACTTAATAGCTGCCTCAGAGCATCCACTGCAAAGACATACAAGATAAATGTTGCAGAATCATTTTTCTGGTatggttttaaaaatggatgtatACATTTGACTGAACTAGCTTTCTAGCCTAAGAACATGTcaacaaaaggaagagaaagaaaaagcacaagacATTGTCTTAAGTAAAAAGACCTCAAACTGGGAGAAGATACTCACCATTTGATTtctcttcagggtttttttgtttgattcaCTATCAGACTGGGAAGATGCATAGAGTAGGGGTCTTTTTTTACATCTGGGATTGGGATTTgggcaacaaaacaaaaattaagcaACAGAAGAGGATTTGAAAACTGTAATAGATTACAAACTAAATATCAACAACACCATTATGACAAAtgatgctttatttatttatgttccCATTAAAACTGGATCAGGTGGAGGAAAGTAAAACACAGCTTGAGTGgccagtggggaaaaaatgttgcTGTGCAATCTGGTAAAGAGCAAAAATTATGGGAACAAAAATGAATAGAAGGGGCAGGAGGCAATTCATAAATTGgtctttttcaattttcattctGCATAATCTTGTCATTTTGAGCATTTAATCCAGTTTCATGTcatgttttgttgctttttctaTTCAAATGACAATTTCAGtttgttctctgctgcttttgcagtaATAGTATTGTTGTAGCAAGAATGATGTAAGGATAAAGGGAGAGGTTAAGTGTATTATATTACcatctgctgcaaaaaaaattataaatttgcAGCAAAGGGTGAATACAAATTTAGATAATTTTGTTGAAGCTAACTACTACAAAATAtccatttaataaaattatggCTCTTTAAATTTAGACAACGTACACGTATGACAAAATTCAATAcattttttgctgccttttaagAATAAGATTACATATACATGGCCTGTAATAtactaaaatcaaaataaaaccagcatgaTTTATTGCATCTTAATGTAGCATTTATTCAagtaatatatttatttcatctcACAGGTACTAGACTATGTAGTTTTCCACGAAAGTCATTAACATAATGCAGATTGATTTATTTCCAACACTAGAAGAAAACAGGGTATGAGGAAAGATTCACAAgtcaagaaattaaattagaagTGTTAGAGCAAAGATCTTTATTTCAAGGACACAACAACAAAGGCTAAAAGAAGTGGAAAGTTCATTTTGTGAATGTATGGCAGTACTCAACAGAGCAGGACAATGTCAACTtggtaataaataaaaacacttgGTGAAAAGAAGTCATGACGTAGTGGGTGGCTTTTGTTCAAACTCTGTCAAGTTTTTAGTATTTCTACCTAACCCACAAAGCTAAATAATGTTActatgttttattaaaaataaaggagagaGAGTTTGCATGTTTGACTTCTTGCCCTTTGTATGTTTGAGTACCTGCTGCTTGCTtacatgagaaaaatgagaCTGGCTTGACTGGAAGAGGGCAtatatctgtttttaaagaaatcctaTAATAACAAAAAGATGTCCCTTCTGATAAGTACATGCTGTGCAGGCATAAATGACCGGTCAGTGAAACTGAGATAATATGATACAATTCTGCTTCTGCGGAAAAATCCTGAAAGCGATTCCAAGAAGTTGAAGTCAGCATCAATGCAACAACCTCTATGGTGACTGAAGTAATATATTTATCCCTGAATTATGTATAAAgttcaacaaaagaaaacaaatacgtcagtggaagagaagaaacGTAAGTAAGTGATGAAAAGCCAAACTCACCCATAAAGTAAAAGTGCAAACTGTTAAAAATTATGGTAAAATAAACGAGCCATAGTGCCCTTctagaaaatgacaaaatgacAGGAAGACCTCATTTATGAAATATTATGCAAATTGCTTACTTTGGTTTTCCACAGCATGTTTTCTCCTGAGTTGGGAACAGCTCTAAATACTAAGGTTACCCTGTATTTGCCATTAATGGTTTACAGTGTCATCAGTATTAAACAATTTAGCCTTAAATTTGATATGCAGAATAACTACTttggaaagacttttttttgagaaaaaaaatcaggcaaatGATCTAATAATTTTCTAGAATAAATctagaaaaataagttttcacCATGgttaaaaataaggaaaacaaagttgaAATGCAGAATACATTTTAGAAGGGGTGTGGGGGCACTTTCGCCGCTGCCTTGGACTGAGAAGAAAGGGGGTTTGTGCTGCAACAATACTGGAAGCTGCGGGCTCCCCATACACTGGCATTggactgaaagcagcagcttcatGCTATGTTCAGTATGATCTAAtagcaggagaggaaagggcCAGTCCTATTTTCCCCTTCACTCCAAATTCTTGCCCTGTCCTTTTTCCTGACTTTAGGTTGTAGGCAGAGAGTAAGAGCTGGGCTAGCAAACTGATCTGACAGATCCAAGATCGAAACAGGCCAAG encodes:
- the FGL2 gene encoding fibroleukin; protein product: MKLLIYIVLLKLTLLALTNVFAVVLEEEENAKEAKVTETCPIKLKTNRKCDEGEDCPYQINLPPMTIQIPKEFKLLEKTLKEVQTLKESVNKLKKCCQDCKLQADDNQERERSNEFLLPNTAENTESQDNRVKELQSKVNRMATSLKNAKSQIQTLQGRLEKLSLINMNNVEHYVDSKVANLTFAVNNLDNKCSSKCPAMQAKPVIQIMQRDCADHYTAGRRSNGIYRISPDPRNESFEVYCDMQTQGGGWTVLQRRQDGSTNFNRTWNDYKHGFGNLSREFWLGNDKIHLLTRSQEMQLRIDLEDFNGIREYAKYDHFYVANEYLKYRLSVHGYSGTAGDALHYSRHYNHDQKFFTTPDKDNDRYPSGNCGAYYSSGWWFDACLSANLNGKYYHKKYKGVRNGIFWGTWHGISDDIPTGYRQPFKSVKIMIRPKSFVQ